The window CGCCTCCGCTGAACAACACCCGGACGGACTCGCGGGCCGAGAACATCACGTACAGAGACGAACCCAACACGGCGCCGACGAGCGCGATCCCGTAGAGGACCGCGATCGCGGGATTGACCCGAAGGGTCGTCGCCGAATCAACCGACTCGCGGTAGCGGGCGGCGGAGACGGTGAAGGTCTCTCGCGCCACCGACGTTGCGGCCTGCACCACGCAGTAGACCGTCCCGACGACGAACACCACGACGCCGAACCACGTCGACGGGGTGAGGTTCCGGCGCCAGTTCGGTGTCAGAAGATGCCCTGGAAACTCTGCGCCAGCGCCGCGTCGGTCACCGTGTAGTCGTTGCCGGCACCCCGGACCGCGTCGCCCATCAGTGCCACGCCGGCGGCGATGGCCTCGACCTGTCCGCTCACGTGCGAGCCGACGAGACGGGCCGCCCACTGCGTCGTGGACCCGGGCATCCCGTCGGCAGCCGTTGACACGGCGGTAGCGGCCTGAGTCTCCCCGATCTCCGTCGACGTCGAGTTCACCTGACCGGCGAAGGCGCGCAGGACCTCGGGATCGACCCTCAACGACATGGGATCTGACGTTACCGCAGTCCAAAGATGGCCCGGCGCACCAATTCTCTAGAGCTTGCGGCCTTCCACGAACACGCCGGACGGTGCACCGGTGGCGTCGCGGTGGTAGCGCGCCATCACATCAGGCGCATCCGTCGAGCCCATCTCCCAGTGCCGCGCACACAGCCAGCAGACCACGTCGGGTCCGTCGGCATCCACGTCCATCGCGATCCTGCTGCCGCGTGCGCTGTAGAGGTCGATGCGCTCGAGAAGGTTGTCCTGTTCCGCCTCGGGCCGGTCTGCGTACAGGCCCTCGGCGGCCCACGCGGTCGGTTCGCTGTGCGAGAACCCCGCCGCCGTCAGCGCGCGCGGCCAGTCGTCACCGAGATCGACGGGGACCGGCACGTAGGTGGCCGTCGGTGTCACACCGGCACGGGTCAGCGTCTGCTGTTTGAAGGCAAGCGTCCGGGGGCGGTCCACCTCGAAGATGACGGTGTCGTTGAGCCACGGCAACCGCCACGCACGGGTGTCGAGGCCGGGGGACAGCAGGACGATCTGCGCCAGGCCCGCGGCGCTCGCGGCGAGGAAGAAGTCGTCGAACCACTTGGTCCGCGCCGCGACATAGTCGGGGACCGCCAGTGCCGCCTGGTCGGGTTCCATCGGGCCCGCGGCGTCGACCAGCATCTGGGAGTACCGATCGGTGAACAACGGTTGATCGCTGGAGGTTTCGCGCACGCGCGCGACCGCAGTGCCCAGCGCGAGCGCGTCGATCCCGGTGTCAGGTGCGCCGGGACTGTCCAGAATCGTCATGCTCGCCGGATTCCCGTTCGGCCGCGAATTCATGCATTTCGTCCCTGGTCAGCAGATCGTCCCGGATGTTCTGCTCACGGTAGGCGAGCTGGCCCACCCGGTTCGCGATCACCGGCGCGGTGATGATGGTGAACATCCCGGTCAGGATCAACATGCCGACGTCGAGGTTGCCGCGCAGCCGGATCGCCGCACCGGCCAGCACCAGCAGCAGACCGAGCACCTGTGGCTTGGTCGCGGCGTGCATGCGGGACAGGGTGTCGGGGAACCGGACGACGCCGATCGCGGCGGTCAGGGCCAGCGCCGAACCGCCGAGGATCAGGACCGAGGCGATGATGTCGGAGACGGTCATCGCGCAGTCCCCTTGTCCGCCGGATCGGCGACGTCGGGGACGCGGAACCTCGCGACGCTGACCGATCCGACGAACGTGATCAGTGCCAGCGCGGTGAGGCTGTAGGTGACGGTGGTGTCGAGGCTGAAGGCCGCCCAGGTGCCGATGGCGCACATCGTCACCGCGACCAGCGTGTCGAGGGCGACCAGTCGGTCCAGGGTGGTCGGGCCCAGCAGCATGCGGAACATGGTCACCAGCGCGGCCAGCGACAGCATCGCGCCGGCGGCGATCCAGACGTACATCATGCGGGGTCCACCTCCTTGTCCTCCGACGGCCGCCAGTCGGTTTCACGCTCGAACGACGCCACCAGCAGCTTCTGCAGTTTGTCGATCTGGTGATAGAAGCGGTTGACGGTCCGCTCGGACCCGACGTCGAGGACGTGGACGTAGATCATCCGGCGGGACTGGTCGATCTCGAGGACGATGTTGCCGGGTGTCAGGTTCAGGATGTTGACCGCCAGCGCCAGCACCAGATCGGACTTCAGATGCAGGTGCGCCCGGAGCACCGCGGTGAGCGGAGGCGGTCCGGGTTTGACCGCCAGCGCGGCCACCTGAAACGACGACACCACGAGCCATCCGGCGACCGTGGCGATCAGTCGCAGCACCGACAGCGGATGGAACCGTCCCTCCACTGGGACCGGCGGCAGCGGAAGCAGCAGCGTGATCACCAGCGCGACCGCCAGTCCGGAGAGGATGTTGGCCGCAGAGATGTTGCCCCACAACAGGACCCACACCAGGACAAGCCAGCACACGATCCACACCCGCAGAATGGGCTGCCTCATGGCTGCCCCCCGAGGACCGCGCCGATGTACTGACTGCGATCCAACACCTCGGCGGCGGCCCGGTCGCTGTAGGCGATGATCGGCCCGGCCAGCACCGTCAGCGCGAGGCCGACGACGATCAGCGCACCGGTCGGTGCGAGCATGCCGACCGGCATCCTGCCGACGTCGTCGCGGTCGGAGTGTTCGATGTCCATGGTCTCGTCGGTGTTGTCGAGCAGCGCCGTCGGGGCGGGACCCGACAGGTGACCTTCCGGGGCGTCCTTGCGGGCCCGCCAGAACGCCTTCGTCCAGACGCGGGCGACCACGTAGAGCGTCAGCAGGCTGGTGATCACGCTGCCCGCGACCAGGATCCACGCGAGCACCGATCCGGATTCGGCGCCGGCCTCCAGCAGCGCCACCTTCCCGATGAAGCCTGAGAACGGCGGAATCCCACCGAGATTGAGTGCGGGGACCACGAACACGAACGCCAACAGGGGGCTGGCGGCGGCGAGTCCGCCGAGCCGCTCCAACGTCGAGGCGCCGGCCTGGCGCTCGATGAGCCCGACGACGAGGAACAGGGTCGTCTGCACGAGGATGTGGTGTGCGACGTAGTAGATCGCCCCGGCCATGCCCAGCTGCGTCGACAGCGCGATACCGAACACCATGTAGCCGATGTGGCTGACCAGCGTGAAGGACAACAGACGCTTGATGTCGCTCTGGGCGATCGCGCCGAAGATGCCGATGACCATCGTCAGCAGACCGGCCACCAGCAGGATGCGGTCCATCCCGCCGCCGGGGAACAGCAGGGAGTGGGCCCGGATGATCGCGTACACACCGACCTTGGTCAGCAGGCCCGCGAACACCGCGGTGACCGGGGCGGGCGCGGTCGGGTAGGAGTCGGGCAGCCAGGCCGACAGCGGGAACACCGCGGCCTTGATGCCGAACGCGACCAGCAGCACGGCGAACAGCGCCATCCGCGTGCCCTCGGGGACGTCGTCGAGGCGCACCGCGATCTCGGCGAGGTTCAGCGTGCCGGTCGTCGCGTACACCAGCGCGATGCCGAACAGGAACACCAGCGACGAGACCATCGACACCATCACGTAGGAGATGCCGGCGCGGACGCGTTCCTTGCTCGCGCCGATGGTCAACAGCACGAAGCTCGCGGTCAGCAGCACCTCGAAGCCGACGAACAGGTTGAACAGGTCGCCGGCCAGGAACGCCATGAACACGCCCGCCGACAGCACGAGATAGGTCGGCAGGAAGATCGACACCGGTTGGCGTTCGTCGCCGTCGCGGATGCCCTGACCGATGGCGTAGAACACGACCGCGAGCAACACGATCGACGACACCACCAGCATCAGCGCCGAGAGCCGGTCCACCACCAGCGTCACACCCAGCGGACCCAGACCGTCCTCGGTCGGGCCCCAGCCACCGACCTGCAGCGCGATCGTGCCGTCGCGGTCGGCCAGATAGAGCAGAGCGGCCGACACCGCGACGACCGCCGACAACCCGGACACCACGATCGCGCGCTGCAGGCGCGGGCGTCGTCCGGCGATGAGCGTTGCGGCCGCCCCGAGCATCGGGATCAGGACCGGCAGCGGGGTGAGGACTGACGCGAGATGTGCCCCGATCATCGCGACCCCTCGTAGCCGGGAAGCGCGTCGAGCTCGTCGGGCAGGTCGGTGTCGCGGGACGCGTCCGGCATCAGGCGCTCCTCGATGTCGTCGTCCTCCTTGCCGGACAGCTGGGAGACCCTGATGTCCTCGGGGTCGTTGCTGACTTCCTCGATCGTGTTGATGCGGTACGACCGGTAGGTCAGGGCCAGCACGAACGCGGCGACGCCCATCGTGATCACGATCGCGGTCAGGATCATCGCCTGCGCCAGCGGGTCCGCCGTCGCGGTCTCGGTGCCGCTGGTGCGGCCGCGCACGGGCGGGTTGCCCGACGGTCCGCCCGCATTGAGGATCAGCAGGTTGATCGCGTTGCTGATGAGCAGCAGACCCAGCAGCATGCGGGTCAGGTTGCGCTCGAGCAGCAGGTACACCCCGGCGCTGGCGAGGACGCCGATCAGGATCAGCGGTATCAGGAACGTGGTCATCGCTGCCTCACCGTCCGGTCGGTCTGCCGGCGTTGTTCGCTCAGCTCGACATCGATGCGCGCGCCCAGGCTGCGCAGCACGTCGAGAACCAGACCGACGACGATCAGATACACCCCCAGGTCGAAGAAGAGCGCGGTCACGAACTTGACGCTGCCCAGCACGGGCACGTCGAACTCGATCACCGCCGAGGACAGGGCCGGGGCGCCGAGCAACAGGGAGGCCACAGCGGTCCCGGCGGACAGCGCCAGGCCGGCGCCGAGGATCTTGCCCGCGTCCAGCGGCAGCGTCTCGCCGAGCTCGTAGCGGCCGCCGGCGAGATAGCGCAGCACCAGGGCCAGGCCGGCCATCAGGCCACCGGCGAACCCGCCGCCGGGAACGTTGTGGCCGGCGAAGAAGAAGTACGCCGAGAGCACCATCATCACCGGGAAGATCAGCCGGGTGGCAACCTCCAGGACCAGCGACCGGTGCCGGGGGTCGCGCAGTTCGCTGCCGCGCAGCCAGGTGATCTCGCCGGCGGCGGGGCTGATGTTGTAGGACGACGGCAGCAGGCCGATGTCGGGCTGGCCGGCGTCCGAGACCCTCGGCGCGGCACCGAAACGACGACTGCGGAACACCATCGACGCGACGCCGGTGGCGGCGACGAGCAGCACCGAGATCTCACCCATCGTGTCCCACGCGCGGATGTCGACGAGCAGCACGTTGACGGTGTTCGAGCCGTGGCCGAGCACATACGCCGCTTCGGGCAGCAGGTCGGCGATGGGCCGGCCGGTGCGGGCCGCCATGGCGTACGCCGCGAGCGTGGTGACCGCGGCGCCGACGGCCAGGGCGAGCGCGGCCCTCGGCAGGCGGTACCGGGTGTTCTCCTCGCGGCTGGTCTCCGCGGGCAGCGTGCGCAACACGAGCACGAACGCGACCAGCGTCAGGGTCTCGACGAGGAACTGGGTCAGTGCGAGGTCCGGCGCACCGTGGAACGCGAAGATCGCTCCGCAGCCGTATCCGGTGACTCCGACCATCAGGACCGCCGCGAGGCGATTGCGCATCACCACCGCCGCGATCGCGGCGGCGACCATCAGCAGCCCGACGATGACCTGCGGCGGAGAATCCCACAGCGCGAACTCCGGCCGGTCGCGGGCGCCGAACGCCAGCACGCCCAGGGGCAGCAGCACCAGGGTGATCAGGATGAACGACTGCGTCTGGGGCAACGATCCGCGTTGGGTCAGCGCGGTCAGCCGCACCGACAGGATGTCGGCGCCACGGATCACCGCGTCGTAGGTGCGGTCGGCGTTGCCCAGCGGCACGTACGGCAGCCGGGCCCGCCGCAGCCGGCCGCGTCCGACGTACACCGCGACACCGGCGAGCAGAACCAGCGCCGACAGGATCAGCGGCAGGTTCACCCCGTGCCACAGCGCGAGGTAGTAGTCGCCGTCGTAGCCTTGCGGGTCGGGGACCGTGTCGCTGTAGTTGCTCAGGACGGTGTCGAGCGGCTTGGGCCACAGGCCGAACACCAGGCCCGCCGCGGCCAGGATCGCCGGCGGGATCAGGAAGCCGAGCTCCGGGCGGTGCATCTCCTCGACGCGGGTGCTCGGGTGGGGCAGACCTTTCCGGCCGAACGCGCCGAACACGAACCGCAGGCTGTAGACCGTGGTCAGGACCGAACCCAGGACGATGCCGGCCAGCACGAACGGCGACGCGGCACCCAGGTAGGGGCTGTGCAGCACGGTCTCGAAATCGGCCTCCTTGGCGATGAAGCCGAAGAACGGCGGCAGCGCCGCCATGGAGGCGGCGGCCGCGCACCCGATGATCAGCAGCGGCTTGGACCGGTCACCCAACCAGGCCAGCCTGCGGATGTCACGGGTGCCGGTGGCGTGGTCGATGATGCCGACGACCATGAACAGCGCGGCCTTGAACATCGCGTGCGCGCACAGCATCGCCAGGCCGGCGAGCATCATCTCGCTGCCGCCGACACCGACCATGATCGTGATGAAGCCGAGCTGGCTGACGGTGCCGAACGCCAGGATCAGCTTCAGGTCGTACTCGCGGATCGCCCGCCACCCGGCGAGCAGCATGGTGAGCAGGCCCAGGCCGACGACCGTCGGGCGCCACTCGGGGCTGTCGGCGAAGCCGGGGGTCATCCGGGCGATCAGATACACGCCGGCCTTCACCATCGCGGCCGCGTGCAGGTAGGCGCTGACGGGTGTCGGCGCGGCCATCGCGCCCGGCAGCCAGAAGTGCAGCGGCACGATGGCCGATTTCGACAGCGCGCCGATGAGGATCAGCACGAGCGCCACCGACGCGGCGACCCCGGTCGGCGGGTTGGCGATCAGCTCCGACAGCAGGAAGGTGTCCGCGATGTTGCCGATCACCACGATGCCGACCAGCATCGCGAGGCCGCCGAACGTCGTCACCAGCAGCGCCTGCATCGCGGCCCGCCGCGTCGTGGCGCGTTCGGCGTAGTGCCCCACCAACAGGAACGACAGGACGGTCGTGATCTCCCAGAACACGTACAGAACCAGCATGTTGTCGCTGGTGACCAGGCCGAACATGGCCCCGGAGAACGCGACGAGCTCGGCGGCGAAGCTGGGCAGGCGCTTCTCGATCCGGCCGTCGTGGTGGCGGAAGTAGTCGGCGCAGTAGAAGAGGACGAGCGCGCCGATCGCCAGCACCAGCACGCTCATGATCGCGGCAAGCGCGTCGAACCGCAGCGTGATGTCCATCGACAGGCCGGGCACCCACGGGACGTCGACGTTGCGCGACTGACCCTTGGCGGGCCAGTTCAGCACCACCCAGACGAGTGATCCCAGCGGCACCAGCGCGAGTGGATAGAACGCCAAACGGCCCCACCGGTACACCAGCAGAGGTGCCAGAAGGGCGGCGGCTGCGTGGGCAGCGAGGATGGCGAGCATGGCTCCGTCTCGTCGTGGGCGGCACGCTGTCGGGCGGGCTTACCGTCGGGCAGGTGGACATGGGGTGTCAGCCGTACTGACTTTGGAGTCACTCCAGTCTACGGGTGCCCTGCACCATCGCTCTGATGCGCTCCTCGACTCCCGATGCGAACACGAACAGGAGCTCGTCGCCCGCCCGGAGCGCCTCGTCGGGACCCGGAACGATCAGATGGATTCCCCGCATCAGCGTCACCAGGGCGCTGTCGGTGGGCATCTCCAGGTCGCGCACCCGCCGCCCGACCAGCGGGCCGCCGTCGGGAAGCGTGAACTTCGCGACGTTGGTGGCCTTCTGTCCGAGGTCGCCGCGCGAGTCCCGCCCGAGGGCCATCAGCCGGACGAGGTGACCGACGTCGATGGCCCCCTCGACCGCGGCGACCAGGGCCAGCGGGGTCGACACCGCGACGTCGATACCCCACGCCTCGGTGAAGAGCCATTCGTTGCGGGCGTCGTTGATGCGCGCGACCACCCGGTCGATGCCGAACTCCGTCTTGGCCAGCAGCGCCATCGCGAGGTTGGCCTTGTCGTCTCCGGTGGCCGCGATCGCGACGTCGCAGATCTGCATCTCGGCCTCTTCCAGTGACGCGATCTCGCAGGCGTCGGCCCACAACCATTCGGCGCCGGGGACGGTCGCCGGCTGATACCGGTCGAACTCCTTCTCGATGAGCAGGACCTTGTGGCCGTAGTCGACCAGCTCCTGGGCGACCGATCGACCGACGGCACCGGCGCCGGCTACTGCGATCCGCATCGAGCTCCCGTCACTGATTTACTCACTCGGGTGACCCTGCACCAGTTGTACGTCGCGCTGTTCCTCGGCGGTCTCGTACTGCTGGCGAGCATCGCCGCGACACGGCTGGCGACAGGGGTCGGTCTGCCCAGCCTATTGCTGTTCCTCGGCGTGGGCGTGCTGGTCGGTGAGGGCGGCCTGGGCCTGCAGTTCGACAACGCGCAACTGGGGCAGGATCTGGGCACCGCGGCGCTGGCGGTCATCCTCGTCGAAGGCGGTCTCACCACACGCTTCAGCGACATCCGCAAAGTCCTCGCACCGGCGGCGGTGCTGGCCACCCTCGGTGTCGCGGTGAGCACGGTGGTGACGGCGGCCGCGGTGCACTGGCTGCTCGGCATGAACTGGCAGCTGGCCCTGCTGCTGGGTGCGGTCATCTCCAGTACCGATGCGGCCGCGGTGTTCTCGGTGCTGCGGGTGGTCCCGCTCCCGCGCCGCTTGAGCGGCCTGCTCGAAGCCGAATCGGGCTTCAACGACGCTCCCGCGGTGATCCTGGTGATGCTGTTCAGCGTCGTCCCGATGGAGCTGAACGCGGTCGACATCGTCGGAACCCTCGTCTACGAGCTGGGGATCGGCACAGTGCTCGGCCTCGGGTTCGGGGTGCTGGGCGCGATGACGTTGCGGCGCATCGCGCTGCCGGCCGCGGGCCTCTATCCGCTGGCGACGTTCGGTCTGGGCATGCTCGCGTTCGCCGCCGCCGGAACGGCGCACGGCAGTGGATTCCTGGCGGCCTACCTGGCCAGCGTGGTGCTCGCCAACTCCGGCCTGCCCCACCGGTCGGCGACGCGGTCGTTCGCCGAGGGCGCGGGCTGGCTGGCGCAGATCGGGGTGTTCGTGATCCTCGGTCTGCTGGTGTCCCCGGACCAGCTGCTCGACGAGGTGGTGCCGGCCATCGTCGCCGGGCTGGCGCTACTGCTGCTTGCCCGCCCGATCTCGGTCTTTCTGTCGCTCATCGGTTTTCGGGTGCCGTGGCGGGAGAAGATGTTCCTGTCGTGGGCCGGTCTGCGCGGCGCGGTGCCCATCGTGCTGTGCACCTACCCGATCGTGGCCGGGGTGCCCGACAGCTGGCGGCTGCTGCACATCGTCTTCATCCTCGTGGTGCTCTACACCGCGATCCAGGGCCCGAGTCTGCGCCGGGTCGCCGAGTGGCTGAACCTGATCCCGCGCGACACCACCCGCGAGATCCAGGTCGACGCGGCGCCGCTGGACGTGCTCGGCGCGGAACTGCTGACGATGACGGTGCTGCCGGGATCGCGGCTGCACAACGTCACCGTGCTCGAGCTGCGGCTGCCGGATCCGAGCGTCATCACGCTGATCATCCGCGACGGGCAGTCCTTCGTCCCGCAACCGGTGACCCGTCTGCAGATCGGTGACGAGCTGCTGATCGTGACGACGTCGGTGACGCGGGATCAGGCCGAGCGCCGGCTGCGGGCGGTGAGCCGGCGCGGGAAGCTCGCGTACTGGTTCGACGAGTACGGCGACCCGGCCTAGTGGTGGGACCGGTGGCCGGTGAACCCCGGGCACGGCGGCATCGCCAGACGGATGGGTAATGCGTGGACCAGGACGCCGATGCCCGCGCCGAGGATCGGCCAGACCGGCCAGAAGTACCAGCCGCCCGAGCCCAGTCCGACGGCCAGCCAGACGGTCAGGACGATGACGACCATCGCGGCGTAGCCCGCGAGGTGGACATGGATGCCGCGGCGGGCGGCCGCGGTCCTGGCCGCCTGCCGGCGGGGATCGTTGCGGCGGAGATCGGCCACCGGCAGGTCGGCGGTGAGTTGGCGCAGGTCCGGTGTGGTGTACGCGTCGTACACCGCCAGCAGACGGGATTCGTACTCGGTCATGTCCAGGTAGCCCTGCGCGAGTGCCTGGCCGAGAACGTCCGCGGTGGCCTCGCGCTCCCGGTCACCGGTACGCAGTGTCGGTGAGGTCATGAGTCCTCCAAGTCTTGACAGTGACAAGTTCGACGATGGCACTCAAACTAGTCACTGTCAAGATAAAACTGGCGCAGCGCGTGGAGGCGGTCGACGGCGCGGCCCGTGGTGAGTTCCACCCGCTCCTGAGGATGCTGCCAGTAGTGGCGGACCAGCTCGATCAGTGCGGTGCCCTCGGGGGTGTAGATGCCGGGGGATTCGAGGACGCACCGGGACTCGTCCCTCATCGTCAGCACCATCGGCGGCCAGAACCGTGTGTGACCGTCACGCGCCTCGGTCCCGATCCCGACGACGTCATCCCACCTGCCGTGGTGTGTGCCCACGAGCGCGGGGAAACGAAAGCCCTCGGGGGTCAACTGCACGTAGCTGATGCCACGCCGCCGGTAGCCCCACCACCACCACGTCAACCCCACTGCCGCTCCGAGGCACGCGAGCGGAATGATCACGAAGGACTCGGGGAACGTGGAGAAGATCGGGATGTAGAGGTTTCCGTAGGGAACCGACACGACCAGCGCGGCCCAACACAGGGCCGCACCCGTGCCGGTCATCCGTCGTACTGCCGTGTCGATGCGTGCGTCGGGCTTCAACACGGTGCCCTCGGGGGTGAACTCGACCCGGGGCGACGTGCTGGTCGACGCCAGCACCACGCGGATGGAGACGGGCCAGGTGACGGACGCGACCAGGGCGATGGCCACAGTGGCCCAATAGCCCTCGCGCGCAGCAAAATACGCCCAACCCCAGCACATGGCCACGACGACGAGCGTGACGGCTATGCCAGTCCTTCTCAGTACCTTGTTCATGAGATCAGCGCGGAGGCATCTGCCGGTCGACGGCGTCGGCGTTCTGCTGCTCGGTGTGGGAGTACTCGGTCGCCGACGAGCCCAGCTTGGCGCTCAGATCGGTGGAGATGAGATGCATCTTCTCGGCGGCGCTGCGACGCGCGAGTTCGGCCGACTTCAACGCCGCTGCGGTGGAGGTGCACACCACACCGTGGGTCTTGAACACGTCGCCGGCCGATCCGTCGGGCGCGGACCTCGCCGAGTCGATCGTCGCGGCGACATTCTGCTGTATTCCGGCGGTGCCCCGGATGGACTCGGAGACGCGCAGCGGTGCGGGTGTGCCCGACTGCGCCCCGGACAGCCCGCCGGGCATCTGCGCGCTCTCGTCCACGACGCCGTAGTGCGATCCGATCTGGCGGATCCGGTCGGCGTTGTCGGCACTGTGCGAGACCATCTCCGTGACCCGTTGCATCGCGAACGGCACGGTCGCGGCGACGGCCGCGAGCTCGATGGCCATCGCGGCAGCCGCGCCGCCCGGAGGGATGAGCTTCGCAGTGATGGCGGCGGGAATGGCTGCGGCCAGCATTACCTGACGCGTGGAGACGAAATCGCGGGTGTCCTGCACCTGCCCGGCCTCCTCGGCCAGGACTTCCTGGATCTGCCCGTCGAACGTGGCCATGCTGCCGGCCCGTTGCTGCTGCTCGGTGTTGCGCAGACCGTAGGCATCGCTGGCGTCACCTTGCCAGTCCGGAGGCGGAACCGCTTGTTGCAGTTCATCATTGGCTTCGGAGAACTGTCGGGCGCCGTCGGTGAAACGCTCGCCGTCTTCGGGCCGGCCGAATCCGAGGGTGTTGGACGCCGCGGTCAGCGTCATCAGACCGGCGTTGATGATCGGCGTCGCCACCGAGGTCGCCAGCCCGGTCGCACCCATGGTCGACCCTCCGACAGCCGCCAGGGACTGCATCAGGATCGCCGCGTCGGTGGCGATCGCGGCCGAGCCCAGCGCGGGGTCCGAACTCATCATGTTGGCGTGATCGGCCACGCCGTAGAAGTAATTGGCGTCCACCCACAGCTTCCCCAAAGCCATGAATTCGACCCTATCAACGGGCGGAAAGGGTCAGATGCACCAATTCATCGGCCCTCGTGCGCATAGCGCGCACTGAGTTCCTCCAGCGCGGCATCGGCCTGAGCGGGGGTCGCGAACGGCATATTCGACGACACGAACTCGCGTGCCTCGGTGCGGTCGACGCCCTGGGCCACGAACATCTCGACGACCGTCACATGCATCACGGCGGTGGCGCGCTTGGCCGCGACCTCGGCCAGTTCGGTGATGGCGGCGGCGAGTTCGGACTCGGTCCACCGGGTGACCGCCGGGGTCAGGGCGACCCGGGCGATCGACCCGTCCAGATTGGCCGTGATCGTGATGGTTCCGGACGGATTCGTCACCTGGACGACGGGGATCTCGGGACCGGGGTCCTCCTCGGGGGCGACCAGGGCATCGAGGTCGCTGCCGG is drawn from Mycolicibacterium gilvum and contains these coding sequences:
- a CDS encoding type VII secretion target, with the translated sequence MSLRVDPEVLRAFAGQVNSTSTEIGETQAATAVSTAADGMPGSTTQWAARLVGSHVSGQVEAIAAGVALMGDAVRGAGNDYTVTDAALAQSFQGIF
- a CDS encoding SAM-dependent methyltransferase, encoding MTILDSPGAPDTGIDALALGTAVARVRETSSDQPLFTDRYSQMLVDAAGPMEPDQAALAVPDYVAARTKWFDDFFLAASAAGLAQIVLLSPGLDTRAWRLPWLNDTVIFEVDRPRTLAFKQQTLTRAGVTPTATYVPVPVDLGDDWPRALTAAGFSHSEPTAWAAEGLYADRPEAEQDNLLERIDLYSARGSRIAMDVDADGPDVVCWLCARHWEMGSTDAPDVMARYHRDATGAPSGVFVEGRKL
- the mnhG gene encoding monovalent cation/H(+) antiporter subunit G, which codes for MTVSDIIASVLILGGSALALTAAIGVVRFPDTLSRMHAATKPQVLGLLLVLAGAAIRLRGNLDVGMLILTGMFTIITAPVIANRVGQLAYREQNIRDDLLTRDEMHEFAAERESGEHDDSGQSRRT
- a CDS encoding monovalent cation/H+ antiporter complex subunit F; this translates as MMYVWIAAGAMLSLAALVTMFRMLLGPTTLDRLVALDTLVAVTMCAIGTWAAFSLDTTVTYSLTALALITFVGSVSVARFRVPDVADPADKGTAR
- a CDS encoding Na+/H+ antiporter subunit E; this encodes MRQPILRVWIVCWLVLVWVLLWGNISAANILSGLAVALVITLLLPLPPVPVEGRFHPLSVLRLIATVAGWLVVSSFQVAALAVKPGPPPLTAVLRAHLHLKSDLVLALAVNILNLTPGNIVLEIDQSRRMIYVHVLDVGSERTVNRFYHQIDKLQKLLVASFERETDWRPSEDKEVDPA
- a CDS encoding Na+/H+ antiporter subunit D, whose protein sequence is MIGAHLASVLTPLPVLIPMLGAAATLIAGRRPRLQRAIVVSGLSAVVAVSAALLYLADRDGTIALQVGGWGPTEDGLGPLGVTLVVDRLSALMLVVSSIVLLAVVFYAIGQGIRDGDERQPVSIFLPTYLVLSAGVFMAFLAGDLFNLFVGFEVLLTASFVLLTIGASKERVRAGISYVMVSMVSSLVFLFGIALVYATTGTLNLAEIAVRLDDVPEGTRMALFAVLLVAFGIKAAVFPLSAWLPDSYPTAPAPVTAVFAGLLTKVGVYAIIRAHSLLFPGGGMDRILLVAGLLTMVIGIFGAIAQSDIKRLLSFTLVSHIGYMVFGIALSTQLGMAGAIYYVAHHILVQTTLFLVVGLIERQAGASTLERLGGLAAASPLLAFVFVVPALNLGGIPPFSGFIGKVALLEAGAESGSVLAWILVAGSVITSLLTLYVVARVWTKAFWRARKDAPEGHLSGPAPTALLDNTDETMDIEHSDRDDVGRMPVGMLAPTGALIVVGLALTVLAGPIIAYSDRAAAEVLDRSQYIGAVLGGQP
- a CDS encoding Na(+)/H(+) antiporter subunit C; this encodes MTTFLIPLILIGVLASAGVYLLLERNLTRMLLGLLLISNAINLLILNAGGPSGNPPVRGRTSGTETATADPLAQAMILTAIVITMGVAAFVLALTYRSYRINTIEEVSNDPEDIRVSQLSGKEDDDIEERLMPDASRDTDLPDELDALPGYEGSR
- a CDS encoding Na+/H+ antiporter subunit A codes for the protein MLAILAAHAAAALLAPLLVYRWGRLAFYPLALVPLGSLVWVVLNWPAKGQSRNVDVPWVPGLSMDITLRFDALAAIMSVLVLAIGALVLFYCADYFRHHDGRIEKRLPSFAAELVAFSGAMFGLVTSDNMLVLYVFWEITTVLSFLLVGHYAERATTRRAAMQALLVTTFGGLAMLVGIVVIGNIADTFLLSELIANPPTGVAASVALVLILIGALSKSAIVPLHFWLPGAMAAPTPVSAYLHAAAMVKAGVYLIARMTPGFADSPEWRPTVVGLGLLTMLLAGWRAIREYDLKLILAFGTVSQLGFITIMVGVGGSEMMLAGLAMLCAHAMFKAALFMVVGIIDHATGTRDIRRLAWLGDRSKPLLIIGCAAAASMAALPPFFGFIAKEADFETVLHSPYLGAASPFVLAGIVLGSVLTTVYSLRFVFGAFGRKGLPHPSTRVEEMHRPELGFLIPPAILAAAGLVFGLWPKPLDTVLSNYSDTVPDPQGYDGDYYLALWHGVNLPLILSALVLLAGVAVYVGRGRLRRARLPYVPLGNADRTYDAVIRGADILSVRLTALTQRGSLPQTQSFILITLVLLPLGVLAFGARDRPEFALWDSPPQVIVGLLMVAAAIAAVVMRNRLAAVLMVGVTGYGCGAIFAFHGAPDLALTQFLVETLTLVAFVLVLRTLPAETSREENTRYRLPRAALALAVGAAVTTLAAYAMAARTGRPIADLLPEAAYVLGHGSNTVNVLLVDIRAWDTMGEISVLLVAATGVASMVFRSRRFGAAPRVSDAGQPDIGLLPSSYNISPAAGEITWLRGSELRDPRHRSLVLEVATRLIFPVMMVLSAYFFFAGHNVPGGGFAGGLMAGLALVLRYLAGGRYELGETLPLDAGKILGAGLALSAGTAVASLLLGAPALSSAVIEFDVPVLGSVKFVTALFFDLGVYLIVVGLVLDVLRSLGARIDVELSEQRRQTDRTVRQR
- a CDS encoding potassium channel family protein; the encoded protein is MRIAVAGAGAVGRSVAQELVDYGHKVLLIEKEFDRYQPATVPGAEWLWADACEIASLEEAEMQICDVAIAATGDDKANLAMALLAKTEFGIDRVVARINDARNEWLFTEAWGIDVAVSTPLALVAAVEGAIDVGHLVRLMALGRDSRGDLGQKATNVAKFTLPDGGPLVGRRVRDLEMPTDSALVTLMRGIHLIVPGPDEALRAGDELLFVFASGVEERIRAMVQGTRRLE